The DNA segment TCAGTaaacaggtctaatcgtgtcttaTACATATATCTATTGCCAGCCCTATATGTTTTGACGTAAAAAAAAAACGGAACGCCGCGACAACGCGCGGGGCAATTTACTAGTTTGATATATTTATCAATTATAAAATTCAAAACAACGTAAAAATGTCCCACCCGACATGTTTTGACCGATACGAAATATGACCCATTTTGACAAGCCCGCTTTTTACAACCTCTACAAACATTTATCAAACCACAACTAAAATCCCGATTATGTGTTAAACATCGTCGAAAAGGCTACGTTTCAGATAAACCGTCCTTTATAAGAAAGTAGACGTACCAGGAAAGGTCTATATATCAGACCTACAACGTGAAGACGATTTAAACTTTTTTGACAATAGAGAGGAACAGTTTTTTGTTCAATTCTCGATCTGGATCCACAAATACAAACTACAATTTAGTATTATCATAAGCATATAACAAAAAGAAACAATAAAGCAAAGCTTTATGCATACCCAAATTCAGAATTTAAAGGAGCACCACATAACTGACAGCCAGTACATACGAGATCTTCAGCAAGGTTTCCATATGCAGATGAGCATATTCTACTTCTGATAAACATTCTTTCCTCGTCAATATCGGGAAGATGCATAGGCAGAAACATTTCACCAACAGAGGCGAAAAACGATGCATTGCATGAATCATTTAGATTAGATACTTCCACTAGAGATAAACAATCCTTATGCTGCATCTCCTCGGGAAATTTCCAGTTTGCTGAATTTTGATTCCTCTGCACGAAAAGTTAAAACAAACTTAATTTCAAATTAAGTTTGAATCAAGCACAGCTAATGTAATGAGCTACACAAGCcctaattataattataatagtaaGGAAAGGATCAAATACAAAACAATGTTAACCTAAGAAGTGTAGGAAACCGGGCCAAACGAACACCAATTGacctcattccagcggcgttggaaccggctcgtcgaaccctattCAATTATATATAAGGTTTAGAGTTTAACTTTTAAGGTTTAGGCTTTAGCGTTAGATTTTAGCTTTATTAGgttttagcattagggtttagggttagtgtttatggtttagaattagggtttagggttCGACGAGCTGGTTCTAACGCCGCTAGAATGAGctcaatcggagttcgtttgactCGGTTTCCTACACTTCCTAGGTTAAAAACATTTTGTACCGGATACTTACCctataatagtaatagtaatagtaataactATATAACAATAAAAATAATCCTCTCCGCAATGTATGTATTAAACCTCTTTACCTGTAGTGCAAGGTCATAAGTTGCAACACTTCGggaaaaattaataataaatatgcGGGAACAAGCAGAAGGCGCGAAGTGAATATTCACAGACGATACCTTAAAGTTGTGTGATATACGCTTAAAAAGAATAGGTTCCACACGCAGCACCCATGTGATAACTTTCTTAAGCTTTTCCTTTGATGCAATTCCAATATGCTGAACCTTCATCAAGTTGTTTACACCTAtacaaaaaacagagtaaaagcccAGTTTAGCAAGCTCCAGCACCAATTTAATCAACTACTATTAGATACGATAattaaacttaattatgtttgttatgtttatatgTATTAACTTATAACTTATGTATTCAGTAGTTATGATAAGTGTTGGTGATGATGATAAGCGGGTGAATTTAAAACTGCCGAAGACAGTTATTCCCGCCAAATATCAAACCGCCAAATCATCACCTATATATATGAATGGTCCGGCGATGTATTCCGGTACCAAGGCAGTTTGCTATCATCCGAATTGTCCATTCATTTCACTTTCGTTTTTCTCATTTAAATATCATCTCTGTTCATTCGTTTGATCATCATCATGACCATCGAATCTTCAATGCCATGCTGCAAGTGTGGTTGAAGACCAACAACTACGTCATATGATTGCATACTATAATTCGATATATTACAGCACTTCTGGCGAAAATGAGATGCACATTTTATTGTTCAATAGTTGGAATTACAACTATATTTATAACAGATGGAAACCTTGGTTCTGCCTgaaacaaactaaactaaaaaacCAGAATGGTCTAACTGAATATAATTAAAAACCATATGCTAAATGTTTCAGATCCTAAATCCCAATTAACAGCGACAATCTATGATTATACATTTCTAACAACTGACATTTAACTAAACCCGTATAAGACCCTATACTAGAATTATTCATTTCTTTTCTTAAGAACGTCCATCGTAATCTTCTTTGTAGATGTAGCATTAGACGTCATAAGCTAATTACTTGGTACAAGGATTAGTAATATGTACTGAGAAAGAATACTTTCAAGTAACAAAATTTAAGTTTAgttaaaatacaaaaatagaaCCCTGAGGTACAAGAAAGGAAAAAAGGAAGAGTAAAAACCTTCAGAACGTATTGACTCGTAACTGTCAATCAAGCATTTTATGGAAGACTGCTGAACTGTTCTCGCCTCAACGGCATCACCAAATCGTGTCACTTTGACGTCTGTAAGGCAAAAGACATGAAGTAAAGAACCCCATTCAGCACTTTTTTACTAAAAGTTGACGGTTTTCATATATTCGCCTAGCATATAATGAGGACCAAATCAATTCCACTTTCCATATCAATATATTCGCCTATTAACATGTATAACACATTTTAAGCTCTTATTTCCACAAGGATAACATTCTGAGAAGGAAAATAGTTAAAGAGTGTTACGATAAAACTTAAATAATGAAAGATGGAAAATAAGAGCTTTAAGTTAGAATGTGTAGCAAATAAATTGGGACATACTCTCTAAAGGATAACACTCacagaaaaaaaaaatggaaGCAGAAAAGGTATCCACATGATTTACATATCAACCTCAAAGTGTAATAAAAAATGCATAACCTTTTAACAACGGAGTATGTAGTTGTCTATTTTCAAGATGTTTATTGCAACTTGATAATCCAAAATAAAAATTAGATAACCAGTTGACTAAAGTGATGATACTCAGGTATTACGACATTCGACTCAACAATCAGCTTTCTTACAGAAACTACTCAATAGATAACTAaagtaattttattttgaacaagtCTCAAGGTTTGCTTATACCAAACCCTTACTTTATTCTCCAAACCAAATTAAACAACCAATAATGTTAGCATTAGAGACACAAAAACTGAAGACCGCTTGCCATTTTCAACAAGAACGGAGTACCCTTGGGACATGGCTTGATGCCACTAGGGATATTGTTGGCAATGGTAAACAAGATTGGCTCAGCAAGTGGGGTGTGAAAGGTAAATAGGCTAAAGGATTGAAAAAAATCTGTTGTATGGTGTTTGAACCCTCAAACGAGGGGGATGATGAGAAGGAGGTGGGGGCATTGGGGACAATGGAATAAATAGTGCTTGAAGGGGGTTTAGAGAATAAAGGTAAGGATGAGCCGATGAAGAGTTTGAGGGACATAAACAAAAATAGAAAGTGAGTTGTAAAACTTGATGGAACAAGAGTAATACAAATGATGGGATGACATCTACAATGACCACGTGAGGTGAAGTCGAGAAGGTGTAGACTTTAGAGCATAGTACATGACGAGCAATGTAATGACCCGTTGTCCTGAGAAACTTGGCTCTCATACAAAGAAGTGATcgccaaaaaaaataaaattccaGCAAGATTAATGCAGCCTCTTCCTCAAGATTAATTTCCAACAAGCAAGTGGTCAGTTTGCAACCATAAGTGCCAACTACTTGATGTGCAACTACGACCTACCAATGGTATTCTGATTGTGAGAAGTGATACGTGGTGGCAGCTAGCATTTCGGACAGGTGTCATGAGCAAATAAGGTTTGTGATAGACTGAAGAATGTAGGTGCTGGCAAGGGTTTAGGAAAGTAAATTGCACTTGCTAGGGCTCCATAGCAACTTGACTCTCATTAGTCTCA comes from the Helianthus annuus cultivar XRQ/B chromosome 4, HanXRQr2.0-SUNRISE, whole genome shotgun sequence genome and includes:
- the LOC110936812 gene encoding uncharacterized protein LOC110936812 isoform X2; translated protein: MAAIGWYGPLINLSEAPSHIGHFVQLLVLVHRTLPVEYKSSGGGRVIRTDVQVGDDTRPYFGVSIWNNKHMESVLKADVKVTRFGDAVEARTVQQSSIKCLIDSYESIRSEGVNNLMKVQHIGIASKEKLKKVITWVLRVEPILFKRISHNFKRNQNSANWKFPEEMQHKDCLSLVEVSNLNDSCNASFFASVGEMFLPMHLPDIDEERMFIRSRICSSAYGNLAEDLVCTGCQLCGAPLNSEFGSRIEQKTVPLYCQKSLNRLHVVGLIYRPFLLYVWDDSTYIPLVIKNKAAEILFGNIKAESVHSSYRKQARGQLINKGAEAQCGRGLNFYTLWLVLLKSLLQPGKNSPLKFEVCVDTTKSWENGRFEMVSLSLPLVFQDVN
- the LOC110936812 gene encoding uncharacterized protein LOC110936812 isoform X3; its protein translation is MAAIGWYGPLINLSEAPSHIGHFVQLLVLVHRTLPVEYKSSGGGRVIRTDVQVGDDTRPYFGVSIWNNKHMESVLKAGNVVLLQNVKVTRFGDAVEARTVQQSSIKCLIDSYESIRSEGVNNLMKVQHIGIASKEKLKKVITWVLRVEPILFKRISHNFKRNQNSANWKFPEEMQHKDCLSLVEVSNLNDSCNASFFASVGEMFLPMHLPDIDEERMFIRSRICSSAYGNLAEDLVCTGCQLCGAPLNSEFGSRIEQKTVPLYCQKSLNRLHVVGLIYRPFLLYVWDDSTYIPLVIKNKAAEILFGNIKAESVHSSYRKQARGQLINKGAEAQCGRGLNFYTLWLVLLKSLLQPVKKWE
- the LOC110936812 gene encoding uncharacterized protein LOC110936812 isoform X1, whose protein sequence is MAAIGWYGPLINLSEAPSHIGHFVQLLVLVHRTLPVEYKSSGGGRVIRTDVQVGDDTRPYFGVSIWNNKHMESVLKAGNVVLLQNVKVTRFGDAVEARTVQQSSIKCLIDSYESIRSEGVNNLMKVQHIGIASKEKLKKVITWVLRVEPILFKRISHNFKRNQNSANWKFPEEMQHKDCLSLVEVSNLNDSCNASFFASVGEMFLPMHLPDIDEERMFIRSRICSSAYGNLAEDLVCTGCQLCGAPLNSEFGSRIEQKTVPLYCQKSLNRLHVVGLIYRPFLLYVWDDSTYIPLVIKNKAAEILFGNIKAESVHSSYRKQARGQLINKGAEAQCGRGLNFYTLWLVLLKSLLQPGKNSPLKFEVCVDTTKSWENGRFEMVSLSLPLVFQDVN
- the LOC110936812 gene encoding uncharacterized protein LOC110936812 isoform X4, which produces MESVLKAGNVVLLQNVKVTRFGDAVEARTVQQSSIKCLIDSYESIRSEGVNNLMKVQHIGIASKEKLKKVITWVLRVEPILFKRISHNFKRNQNSANWKFPEEMQHKDCLSLVEVSNLNDSCNASFFASVGEMFLPMHLPDIDEERMFIRSRICSSAYGNLAEDLVCTGCQLCGAPLNSEFGSRIEQKTVPLYCQKSLNRLHVVGLIYRPFLLYVWDDSTYIPLVIKNKAAEILFGNIKAESVHSSYRKQARGQLINKGAEAQCGRGLNFYTLWLVLLKSLLQPGKNSPLKFEVCVDTTKSWENGRFEMVSLSLPLVFQDVN